A genomic segment from Nodularia sphaerocarpa UHCC 0038 encodes:
- the ileS gene encoding isoleucine--tRNA ligase encodes MTEPGSYKDTVNLPKTKFDMRANAIKREPEIQKFWAENNIYDRLSKENPGELFILHDGPPYANGSLHIGHALNKILKDIINRYQLLQGRKVRYVAGWDCHGLPIELKVLQNMKSAERQSLTPLKLRQKAKEFALATVDNQRECFKRYGVWGDWDHPYLTLKPEYEAAQIGVFGQMLLKGYIYRGLKPVHWSPSSKTALAEAELEYPEGHTSRSIYAAFPITGLCEAAKPLLGEFLPDLGVAIWTTTPWTIPGNLAVAVNGDLNYSVVEVSRRGAEAQREFLIVATDLVERLSAILDAELAVKATFKGQVLEHSTYRHPLFDRESPVVVGGDYITTESGTGLVHTAPGHGQEDYIVGQRYGLAILAPVDDNGNFTQEAGEFAGLNVLGDGNQAVIDALTAAGSLLKEEAYPHKYPYDWRTKKPTIFRATEQWFASVAGFRDEALKAIATVKWIPTQGENRIRPMVAERSDWCISRQRSWGVPIPVFYDEATGEPLLNEESINHVQAIIAEKGSDAWWEMSVEELLPESYRHNGKSYRKGTDTMDVWFDSGSSWAAVAKQRPELRYPADMYLEGSDQHRGWFQSSLLTSVAVNGIAPYKTVLTHGFVLDEQGRKMSKSVGNVVDPQIVINGGKDQKKEPAYGADVLRLWASSVDYSSDVRLGGTIIKQMNDVRGKIRNTARFLLGSLDDFDPVKDAVPLADLPELDRYMLHRITEVFEEVTAAFDSFQFFRFFQTVLNFCVVDLSNFYLDVAKDRLYISSPDAFRRRSCQTVLQIALENLARAIAPVLCHTAEDIWQFIPYQTPCKSVFEAGWVQVDEKWRNPELAEFWQQIRKIRDDVNKVLEQARGEKMIGSSLEAKILLYVKDEQLRSAVKARNPEIGNGIDELRYLFITSQVEVLDSAEALAGLKYNLQSDSWGIAVVDAEGKKCDRCWNYSTHVGESAEHPLLCERCVPALAGEF; translated from the coding sequence GTGACAGAACCTGGAAGCTACAAAGATACGGTAAACTTACCCAAGACTAAATTCGATATGCGGGCTAACGCTATCAAGCGGGAACCTGAAATCCAAAAATTCTGGGCGGAAAATAACATTTACGATCGCCTGTCCAAAGAAAACCCCGGCGAATTATTTATACTCCATGATGGGCCTCCCTACGCCAACGGCTCATTGCATATTGGTCATGCCTTAAATAAAATTCTCAAAGATATTATTAACCGCTACCAACTGCTGCAAGGGCGTAAAGTTAGATACGTGGCTGGTTGGGATTGTCACGGATTACCCATTGAGTTGAAAGTTCTGCAAAATATGAAATCAGCAGAACGGCAAAGTTTAACGCCTTTAAAATTGCGGCAAAAAGCCAAAGAATTTGCTCTCGCTACCGTAGATAACCAACGGGAATGTTTTAAACGCTACGGTGTTTGGGGTGATTGGGATCATCCTTATCTGACTCTGAAGCCGGAATACGAAGCGGCGCAAATCGGTGTGTTCGGTCAGATGCTACTAAAAGGATACATCTATCGCGGTTTGAAGCCGGTTCACTGGAGTCCTAGTTCTAAGACGGCTTTGGCTGAGGCTGAGTTGGAATATCCAGAGGGTCACACTTCGAGAAGTATCTATGCGGCTTTTCCCATTACCGGGCTGTGTGAGGCTGCTAAACCTCTGTTGGGTGAATTTTTGCCGGATTTGGGTGTCGCGATCTGGACTACTACTCCTTGGACGATTCCGGGGAATTTGGCTGTGGCGGTGAATGGTGATTTGAATTATTCTGTGGTGGAGGTGTCACGCAGAGGCGCAGAGGCGCAGAGAGAGTTTTTGATTGTGGCGACTGATTTGGTGGAGCGTTTGTCTGCTATTTTGGATGCTGAGTTGGCGGTGAAGGCTACGTTCAAGGGGCAGGTTTTAGAACATTCTACTTATCGTCATCCTTTGTTTGACCGTGAAAGTCCGGTGGTGGTGGGTGGTGATTATATCACTACTGAGTCTGGTACTGGGTTGGTACATACTGCACCGGGTCACGGTCAAGAAGATTACATTGTTGGTCAGCGTTATGGTTTGGCTATCCTTGCGCCTGTGGATGACAATGGTAATTTTACTCAGGAGGCGGGTGAGTTTGCTGGGTTGAATGTTTTGGGTGATGGAAATCAGGCGGTAATTGATGCTTTGACTGCTGCTGGTTCTCTGTTGAAGGAGGAAGCTTATCCTCACAAGTATCCTTATGATTGGCGGACGAAAAAGCCGACGATTTTCCGGGCGACTGAACAATGGTTTGCTTCGGTGGCTGGATTTAGGGATGAGGCTTTAAAGGCGATCGCTACTGTAAAATGGATTCCAACCCAAGGTGAAAATCGCATCAGACCAATGGTTGCAGAACGTTCTGATTGGTGTATTTCTCGTCAGCGTTCTTGGGGTGTACCCATTCCGGTTTTCTACGATGAAGCCACCGGGGAACCATTGCTGAATGAGGAAAGTATCAACCACGTCCAAGCAATTATCGCTGAAAAAGGTTCCGATGCTTGGTGGGAAATGTCGGTAGAGGAGTTATTACCAGAGTCTTACCGCCATAATGGCAAGTCTTACCGCAAAGGTACAGATACAATGGATGTCTGGTTTGATTCTGGTTCCTCTTGGGCTGCTGTAGCGAAACAGCGTCCAGAGTTACGCTACCCGGCTGATATGTATTTGGAAGGTTCCGACCAACATCGGGGATGGTTTCAGTCAAGTTTGCTGACTAGTGTAGCGGTAAATGGCATTGCACCTTACAAAACTGTCTTAACTCACGGCTTTGTTTTAGATGAACAAGGGCGAAAAATGAGTAAATCTGTGGGGAATGTGGTTGACCCCCAAATTGTAATTAATGGCGGGAAAGACCAGAAAAAAGAACCGGCTTATGGTGCTGATGTGCTGCGGTTGTGGGCTTCGTCGGTAGATTATTCTTCTGATGTGCGTCTGGGTGGGACTATCATCAAGCAAATGAATGATGTCAGAGGCAAAATTCGCAATACAGCGCGGTTTCTGTTGGGTAGCTTGGATGATTTTGACCCGGTAAAGGATGCAGTACCCCTGGCAGATTTACCAGAACTTGACCGCTATATGCTACACCGCATCACAGAGGTGTTTGAGGAAGTTACAGCAGCTTTTGACAGTTTCCAATTCTTCCGCTTTTTCCAAACTGTGCTGAATTTCTGCGTCGTGGATTTATCCAACTTCTATTTAGATGTTGCCAAAGATAGATTGTACATCAGTTCCCCGGATGCTTTCCGCCGTCGCAGTTGTCAAACAGTTTTGCAAATTGCTTTGGAGAATTTAGCACGAGCGATCGCACCTGTATTGTGTCACACTGCTGAAGATATCTGGCAATTTATCCCTTACCAAACACCATGCAAATCAGTATTTGAAGCTGGTTGGGTGCAAGTAGATGAAAAATGGCGGAATCCTGAATTGGCAGAATTTTGGCAACAAATCCGCAAAATTCGCGATGATGTGAATAAGGTGTTAGAACAAGCCAGGGGAGAAAAAATGATTGGTTCTTCCCTAGAAGCAAAAATCTTGCTATATGTCAAAGATGAGCAATTGCGTTCTGCGGTAAAAGCCCGAAATCCTGAAATTGGTAATGGTATCGATGAACTGCGGTATCTGTTTATCACCTCCCAAGTGGAAGTATTAGACTCTGCGGAAGCATTAGCAGGTTTGAAATATAATTTGCAGTCTGATAGCTGGGGAATTGCGGTAGTGGATGCAGAGGGGAAAAAGTGCGATCGCTGTTGGAATTACTCCACCCATGTGGGAGAATCAGCAGAGCATCCCCTGCTGTGTGAAAGGTGCGTTCCAGCCTTAGCCGGAGAGTTTTAA